Proteins found in one Mytilus edulis chromosome 2, xbMytEdul2.2, whole genome shotgun sequence genomic segment:
- the LOC139511326 gene encoding uncharacterized protein → MDVNSILVIYIVCISFRLSSPFVVNGLNGIVSSLKCLGEVCEQNGESAMHPYCEIEYRRDRLRGDCDESANIHNVCPQLDDSSCRCYDQSCIDGFVEKHRQQLQLHRMTYTCLKETCHRDDYCHIHKEYNEIVSSCHEHMHTDHVMCLDHDSVTSSRGCYCSTAECVQRTEAYIQTTNTPTTTVLDLQQLGPYTCVAEACGKHQNYCNLYESNNIIQGRCVIFQAGQLCTSSNDVSLIGGCYCSDSQCVTKAIMDYNKNHIAVPTHASEYLCNQASCRSDMFCQLFTYQGVVTSRCLAIHVSMIWINIYLCSHN, encoded by the exons tttGTATAAGTTTTAGATTATCATCACCTTTCGTCGTTAATGGATTAAATGGAATTGTTTCATCCCTGAAATGCTTAGGCGAAGTATGTGAACAAAAT GGAGAATCCGCTATGCATCCTTACTGTGAAATTGAATATAGGCGTGATAGACTCAGGGGAGATTGTGACGAAAGTGCAAACATTCAT AATGTGTGCCCTCAATTAGATGATTCGTCGTGTAGATGTTATGATCAGTCATGTATAGATGGTTTTGTAGAAAAAC ATAGACAACAATTACAACTTCATAGGATGACATATACTTGCCTCAAGGAAACTTGTCATCGAGAT GATTATTGTCATATTCACAAGGAATATAATGAAATTGTTTCGTCTTGCCATGAGCATATG CACACTGATCACGTAATGTGTTTGGATCATGACTCTGTGACATCATCAAGAGGTTGTTATTGTAGTACAGCTGAATGTGTGCAGAGAACAG AAGCATACATACAAACAACAAACACACCTACAACAACTGTTCTTGATTTAC AACAATTAGGTCCATACACCTGTGTAGCTGAAGCCTGTGGTAAACATCAG aATTATTGTAATTTGTACGAGAGTAACAACATTATACAAGGCCGGTGTGTGATATTTCAG GCTGGACAGTTGTGTACTTCTTCTAATGATGTATCTCTTATTGGCGGGTGTTATTGCTCAGACTCACAATGTGTTACCAAAGCAA TAATGGACTACAACAAGAATCATATAGCTGTACCCACACATG CCTCAGAATATTTATGCAACCAGGCCTCGTGTCGTAGTGAT ATGTTCTGTCAATTATTCACATACCAAGGAGTTGTCACAAGTAGATGTCTTGCCATTCATGTTAGTATGATatggataaatatatatttgtgttcACACAATTAA